In Primulina huaijiensis isolate GDHJ02 chromosome 4, ASM1229523v2, whole genome shotgun sequence, a genomic segment contains:
- the LOC140975917 gene encoding ribonuclease 3-like protein 3 — protein MVEEIVEVSVSFQELVLEKNKNPEEEEKEEEERAEDLVKEMRKILGGYEFKDKILLLQAFTHHSYKEDCSSYERLEFIGDSVLGIMITRELYFMHQDLNPGQLTKLRAANVDNEKLARVAVKYNLHKFLRHNKPLLAAKIEEFSNDMKEYPLHSFGLIDAPKVLGDIVESLIGAIYIDSNSSVDKTWEILKTLLVPIVTPSSLKMHPVTRLYELCQKNGFKVEIRDYWKKTGEFEFFVDDEFVGRGKYTNKKSIACNRAAHDAFCNLIQKIDKTSSS, from the exons ATGGTTGAAGAGATAGTTGAAGTATCGGTCTCTTTCCAAGAACTCGTCTTGGAAAAGAACAAAAACCCGGAAGAGGAagagaaggaagaagaagaacgTGCAGAAGATTTGGTCAAAGAGATGAGAAAGATCCTCGGGGGATATGAATTCAAGGACAAGATCTTGTTGTTACAAGCATTCACACATCATTCTTATAAAGAGGATTGTTCCTCGTACGAAAGGCTCGAATTCATCGGTGATTCGGTTCTAGGCATTATGATCACTAGAGAACTATATTTTATGCACCAGGACTTGAATCCCGGTCAGTTAACGAAGCTTCGAGCCGCAAACGTCGATAACGAGAAGCTTGCACGGGTTGCGGTCAAATATAACTTGCACAAGTTTCTGCGGCATAACAAGCCTCTACTTGCAGCAAAG ATTGAAGAATTTAGTAACGATATGAAGGAGTATCCTTTACATTCATTTGGACTCATTGATGCCCCAAAGGTTCTCGGAGATATTGTTGAATCCTTGATTGGTGCTATATATATCGATTCCAACTCCTCAGTAGACAAAACATGGGAG ATACTAAAGACTTTATTGGTTCCAATAGTCACACCTTCGTCTCTAAAGATGCATCCAGTTACAAGATTGTACGAATTATGCCAGAAAAATGGATTTAAAGTCGAGATTAGGGACTACTGGAAGAAAACGGGAGAATTCGAATTTTTTGTGGACGATGAATTTGTCGGAAGAGGAAAATATACAAACAAGAAGAGCATTGCTTGTAACAGAGCGGCACATGATGCGTTCTGCAATCTTATACAAAAGATTGATAAGACAAGCTCATCATAG